In the genome of Bremerella sp. P1, the window GGCAACCAAACTGCTTCGTGAAGATCTGAAACAGCTTGTGGAACTCTTCGTGCGAAGCATCTTCCACCTCGATCTTGTACGGGATACGACGCAGGAACGCATCGTCGGTCAGATCCGAGGGCTCTAGGTTGGTGGAGAAGATGATCAGCTGCTCGAACGGCACCTGAATCTTCTTTCCGTTGGGCAATGCCAGGTAGTCGACTCGGTTTTCCAGCGGGACAATCCAGCGATTCAAAAGCTCTTGAGGCTGCATGCGTTGACGACCAAAGTCGTCGATCAGCAGACTGCCACAGTTGCTCTTCATCTGCAGTGGTGCCTCGCAGATGTTGTTGATTGGATCGAATCGAATCTCGAGACTATCCATCGTAAGTTCGCCACCAACAACGACCGTAGGACGCTGGATTTTGACCCAGCGATGGTCGAAGTTGTCATTCTTGATAATGCTGTTTTCTTCTTGATCGACCTTCTCATGGAAAGCCGCATCGAACAGCTTGATGTACTGGCCATCTTCGACAACGGTCCGTGGAATCCAGATTTCCTGTCCATAACAGGCCGTAATTCGCTTGGCCAGGGTCGTCTTGCCGTTACCTGGAGCACCATAAAGAAAGAGCCCAGCCCCGGAATTCACGGCTGGTCCCAAGCGGTCAAACATGCCTGGCTCGACGGAAAGTCCCTCGAACGCACGACGCAGGTCTTCTTCTTTCGGCGTTTCGTTGCGTACCGACTGGGCCTCGACCGAGGTGATGTAATCGTCGAGCGATACAGGTGCCGCACCGAAGTAGGCACACGAGTTCATGTAGGTCTGTGCTCGGCTGCGTCCCTGGTCGGTCAGGGTGTAGGTGTAGTCATTCAGCGGTGCAGAACCGCAGTGGGTGATCAATTGACGCGTACGCAGCGACGTGAGCAGCCCCTCGACCACGCCAAACGGAAGACAAATATGCTCGGCCGTCTTACGTCCGCTCAGCGATCCTATGTTCAGATAGAGCTTGAGGATGATCGATTCGACCAAGGTCGGCGACAACTGAGTGTCCTCAAGTGTCTTGGGTTCTTCAGGGCGAAAACCATCATCCGCTAGCAATG includes:
- a CDS encoding AAA family ATPase: MSGTELKSGLLAALLADDGFRPEEPKTLEDTQLSPTLVESIILKLYLNIGSLSGRKTAEHICLPFGVVEGLLTSLRTRQLITHCGSAPLNDYTYTLTDQGRSRAQTYMNSCAYFGAAPVSLDDYITSVEAQSVRNETPKEEDLRRAFEGLSVEPGMFDRLGPAVNSGAGLFLYGAPGNGKTTLAKRITACYGQEIWIPRTVVEDGQYIKLFDAAFHEKVDQEENSIIKNDNFDHRWVKIQRPTVVVGGELTMDSLEIRFDPINNICEAPLQMKSNCGSLLIDDFGRQRMQPQELLNRWIVPLENRVDYLALPNGKKIQVPFEQLIIFSTNLEPSDLTDDAFLRRIPYKIEVEDASHEEFHKLFQIFTKQFGCRYDEESVTHLIDKHYTPNQRPLRRCQPRDLLTQIRNYCVYKGFPMEMRPEYFDLVVGSYFTVVAGND